AGCACCTCCACGACTACACGGCCTCGCTGCGCCGCTCGATGCGTCAGTTGCACGTTGCCGGTGAAAAGCTGTTTATCGACTACGCCGGCCCCACCCTTGGCGTCGTCAACCCCGACACCGGCGAGCTGCGGCGAGCGCACATCTTCGTGGCCGTGCTGGGTGCGTCCAGTTTCACCTATGCCTGCGCCACACCGGGCGAAACGCAGATCGACTGGCTGCGCGGCTTGACGCAGGCGTTGGCATTTTTTGGTGGCGTGCCGGCGCTGGTGGTACCTGACAATCCGCGCGCGCTGATCACCCAGCCGGATCGCTACGAGCCCGTGCTCAACCGTGCTACGCAGGCGTGTGCAGAGCATTACGGCATGGCGATCCTGCCGGCCCGCCCACGACGCCCGCAGGACAAGGCCAAGGTCGAGGTCGGCGTGCAGGTGGTCGAGCGCTGGATCCTCGCGCGCTTGCGCCATCCGTGCTTTTTTACCTTCAGCGCTCTCAATCACGCCATCGCCGACCTGCTGACGGACTTGAATGCACGGCCGTTCAAGAAGCTCGACGGCTCGCGCCGTTCGTGGTTCGAGACGATCGACCGTCCCGCCCTGATGCCCTTGCCGGCGCAACCCTATGAGCCGGCGCGCTTCAAGCCGTGCAAGGTCAACATCGATTACCACATCGAGGTCGATGGCCATTACTACAGCGTGCCGCATAGCCTGGTACGCAAGACCGTCGAGGCGCGCATCACCGACACCACCGTCGAGATCCTGCATGCCGGCCAGCGCATCGCCAGCCACGTCCGCTCCCCGGCGCGCGGACGCCACACCACCGTCGCCGACCACATGCCGGCCGCACATCGTGCGCATCGGGAATGGTCACCCGGTCGCTTCCTGCACTGGGCCGACACGATCGGCGCGGCAACCCGTCAGTTGGTCGAGCACCTGCTGACCGAGCGCCCGCATCCGGAGATGGGCTATCGCAGTTGCCTGGGGCTGCTGGCGCTCGCGCGCCAGTACGGCGACGACCGCCTGGAAGCGGCCTGCGCACGCGCGTGGGCGATCGGTTCGCGCACGCGCAAATCCGTGCAGTCGATCCTGCACAACAAGCTCGATCAACACCCCTTGCCCAGCGCCATCGCCCAAACCGACTGGGTCACACCCGACCACGTCAACCTGCGTGGCCCCACCTATTACCGCGATCCACCCACCACTCACTGAAAAGGAGACCACCTTGTTGATCCATCCCACCCTTGAACACTTGCGTGCCCTCAAGCTCGACGGCATGGCACAGGCGCTGGAAGAACAGCGCCTGTTGCCGGCCTGTCACGATCTGCCGTTCGAAGATCGGCTCGGCATGCTGGTCGATCGCGAACGCCATTGGCGTGACGGTCGACGGCAGGAACGATTACTTCGTGTGGCCAAGCTCAAACACGCCCAGGCCTGCCTGGAAGATGTGCAGTACAGCGCCGACCGCGGTATCGACAAACGCCTGATCGCCACCTTGTCCGGCGGCGACTGGATCCGGCAGGGGCAAAGTGTGTTGCTGACCGGTCCGACCGGGGTTGGTAAAACGTGGCTGGCGTGTGCGCTTGGACAACATGCCTGCCGCCAAGGCTTCCCGGTGCTGTATCAGCGTGTGCCACGCCTCGCCGAGATGCTACGCATCGCCCACGCCGACGGCAGCTTCGGTCGCGTGCTTGCTCAGTTGGCGCGCATCGACGTGCTAGAGCATGTCGTCATAAGATTCTGAGCCACATGACGAGGCAGCGAATTTGCACAGCGGCAAGGAAAGAGGACAGATTCTTCGCGTAGCGTGTCGCCACACCACGCCACTGTTTCAGGTACAAAAACGCATTCTCAACCAGGTGGCGATGACGATACAGGTACGTGTCGTAGTCGCGCGGCTCTTTTCGGTTTTTACGTGGCGGAATATGCGCCTGCATGCCTTGCTCATGAGCCTGCTCAACAATGGCATCACTGTCATAACCTTTGTCGGCCATGAGATGCTCAGCAGGAATGTCTTTGATCAGTTCCGCAGCCTGCGAACAATCTGCCCGGGTACCCTCTGTAACAAGAATTCGGACTGGCATACCATGCGCATCCACGGCCAAATGTATCTTGGTGTTGCGCCCCCTTTTGTGAGACCTATGCCCTGATTGCCGCCACGAGCTCCCGCTGCATGAGGATGAACCTTGCAGTGACTGGCATCGATCATCAGCCACTCAAAGTCCGGCTCATCCATCACACGTTCCAACAGACCTTCCCATGTGCCGTTATCGCGCCAGCGACAAAAGCGCCGATGGGTATTCTTCCAATCGCCGTACTCGGGTGGTAAATCTCGCCACGGCGCTCCGGTGCGAAGTATCCAGAACACTGCGTTGATGAATTGCCGATTATCTTTGGCTACACGCCCCCATCGGCCCGCTTGACCCGGCAAATGGGGTTCAAGCAAACCCCATTTTTCATCGGAGATGTCATGGCGTCGATAGGCCGCAGTCACAGAGGATTCCATCCAGCAAGATTCCATGGCGGGTAGTTAACCATATTTCAACACCTCATGACGACAGGCTCTAATCCTTGACGATTGGGGCATGACACCGCTCGATCAGGCGGCGCGCCATGATCTGCTGGAGGTCATCGACGATCGCGGCAACGGCAAATCGACCCTCATCACCAGCCAGCTACCGATCGAACACTGGCACGCCTGGCTCAACGATCCCACCCTCGCCGATGCCATCCTCGACCGTCTCGTACACCGCTCTCATCGCATCGTGCTGAAGGGCGAATCGATGCGCCGAAAGTCCTCCGCCAAGCCAGCCGCCGATACCTCATCGTGACCGGTCCAGTTACACTCGAGTGCACCGCACAATGACTGGCGCTGACCGGTCACGATCAACCGAAATACGCGGTCACGATCGCCGAAATCCGCAATTGAGGTCAAACGTCGCCGGCTGCGTGGTCGCCGTCGGCAGCACGTCCGTGGCGAAGCTGCCGCCTTTGCTGATGATGCGTCCGTCGGCATCGTAGGCATACGTCAGATTGCCCAGCGCGGTGCCGTTGCCTTGCGCGTAGCTGAGTCCGGTCAGTTCGCTCGCGGTGTCATAGCCGTAGTTGACGGTGATGCCGTTGGGCAGCGTCAGCGTGGCTCGTCGGTTGTCGGCGTCATACGCCAACTGCACCGTTTCGCTGCCTTGGGTGATGCCGGTGAGGCGATTGGCGTTGTCGTAGCCGTAGTTGGCGATCGCTTGCGCCGCTGCGGTCATGCTGGTGCGCCGGCCGGCGGCATCGTAGGTGTAGCTGACGCTGCCTTGCGGCGCACTGGTGCTGGTGACGCGATCCAGGCCGTCGTAATCCCAGCTCAGCGTGCCGCTGGTCGAGTCGGTCAGGCTTGTGATGCGGTTGCCGGCGTCGTAGCTGGCCTGGATGCCGGAGCCATCCGCGTAGGACACCAGGCTTTTGCGGTTGAGCGCGTCGTAGCTGATGTCGGTGGCTTGGCCTTTGCGATCCGTATGCGTGAGCACGTCACCCATGCCGTCATACGTCCATGACTCGCTCTGGTTCATCGCATCGGTGCGCGTGACCAGCCGGTTGCGGTTGTCGTAGGCGTAGTGGATCACGCCCGTGTTGGGCAGCGTCACGCTCAGCAGGTTGCCGTTGCCGTCGTAGTTTTGCGTGGTGGTCTGGTTGAGCGCATCGGTGGCCGATACCGCCCGATTGTTGGTGTCGTACTGCGCAAGGGTGACGTTGCCCAGCGCATCGCGCGTGGCGATGCGGCGGCCCAGCGTATCGACCACGTAGTTCGTCGTGCGGTTGAGCGGATCGGTGAGGCTCTGCAGGTCGTAGCCCTGATAGGCAAAGCTCATCGTATGGCCCAGCGCATCTTGCACCGTCGTCGGCTGGCCGGCGGCATTGCACTGGATCGTGGTGCCGTGACCCAGCGGGTCGGCGACCTGGGTGAGGCACACGTTGAAACCCAGGGCATGTGCTCTTTCCGTCGTTGGATGAAAGTGCAACCTGACCCCTGTTTCCGTGATCATCCCATCAGCGTCATAGCTGACATCAATATTAGAAGATGCAGTCGAAAGAGGTACATCGGCCGCGGGAGCAAGGGCTAGTCTTCAAAATACGGTTCACCATCGTCGAAATAGAGATCATATTTTTTGCTCAATCTACGCAAATGATCTTCCATATGCTGAATAGCCAGCTCGACTGCTTGAACTTCGTCGGCTCCGTACGTGACCCATTCCTTCTCATCAAGTCCGTCGAAGCTCATAAGACAGCCTGACGTCCACCCAGAGACATCGAAGTCGACCGACCCTGGTTCAACAATCAATGGCTCATGAAGACGAACGGTGAACGCTCTTCGCGTCGGATCATCTTTGAAGGCGTAGGCGAGCCTACGCGTGGCGATAACGCGAGGTGATGATGTGCCCACTATTCTTCCCCCATACACTGTTCGTAATTTTTACGCACTGCCGCCATGCACATAAATCGCTTCTTTCCCGTCAAACATGGCGCATGTAGCTAACCCGCTTTTATAAAGCGCCGCACAGCGGTCGTCCTTTCCATCTTCATCTTGTGGACATTGGTTGGGAATAGGCCGCACCTTATCCCCCGGAAATGGGATGACATTGTCGTCGGGAGTAGAGTTAACGGTCGTTGCACCCGGCGCTACGCCAGTATCGGAGTTATTGCCAATTATGCCGCCAACGGCAGCGCCCACCGTTGTTCCTACACCGATCGTCCATGCAACTTCTGGCGCTATGAGCGGCGCATTGCCACCAGCGGTAACCCATGTGGCTCCTATAGCACCCACCGTACCGATGGTCCCTCCGATTGCCGCACCCCATGCAGCACCAGTCGAGGCTGCACTAAAGCCCAGAGGGTCATTAAAGTCCACGGGATCGCCCCTGAATCCAGCATAGAAACTTAGCTGTCCACCAGCAAAACCCGCAGGATCTTCACTAATGAAGCCACCCATCATCGGGCTGTAATAGCGCGCACGGTAGTAGTAGAGCCCTGCCGTATCAGCTTCCCTTCCCATGTATTGGTACGGATTCGTAAACCCCGTCGTGGTATCACTTGGCGTCACATTGCCATATGGGTCATAGCTGTACTGCTGCCTGATTGCTCCGGTCGTATCGGTCAACGCAATCGTGTTGTTCAATGTATCAGTCAAGAAGTATGCGCGCCCTATAACGTCATTGCGCGCATAGCGTTCATCAATATCCAATCCATTGAAGATCGGATTAACTGTGCTGCCCTGGGTCTCCTGTGCGGCGT
The sequence above is a segment of the Dyella sp. M7H15-1 genome. Coding sequences within it:
- the istA gene encoding IS21 family transposase → MPTPRVAMRKIKECLRLKLECDLSHERIALALGLSKGVVSKYVKRATAAGLDWPGLSAMDDNAIAAQLCMSPPAVRGERAPIDLPWVHRELRRKGVTRQLLWQEYCDANAGRLTYQYTQFCQHLHDYTASLRRSMRQLHVAGEKLFIDYAGPTLGVVNPDTGELRRAHIFVAVLGASSFTYACATPGETQIDWLRGLTQALAFFGGVPALVVPDNPRALITQPDRYEPVLNRATQACAEHYGMAILPARPRRPQDKAKVEVGVQVVERWILARLRHPCFFTFSALNHAIADLLTDLNARPFKKLDGSRRSWFETIDRPALMPLPAQPYEPARFKPCKVNIDYHIEVDGHYYSVPHSLVRKTVEARITDTTVEILHAGQRIASHVRSPARGRHTTVADHMPAAHRAHREWSPGRFLHWADTIGAATRQLVEHLLTERPHPEMGYRSCLGLLALARQYGDDRLEAACARAWAIGSRTRKSVQSILHNKLDQHPLPSAIAQTDWVTPDHVNLRGPTYYRDPPTTH
- a CDS encoding ATP-binding protein encodes the protein MLIHPTLEHLRALKLDGMAQALEEQRLLPACHDLPFEDRLGMLVDRERHWRDGRRQERLLRVAKLKHAQACLEDVQYSADRGIDKRLIATLSGGDWIRQGQSVLLTGPTGVGKTWLACALGQHACRQGFPVLYQRVPRLAEMLRIAHADGSFGRVLAQLARIDVLEHVVIRF
- a CDS encoding IS5 family transposase (programmed frameshift) produces the protein MESSVTAAYRRHDISDEKWGLLEPHLPGQAGRWGRVAKDNRQFINAVFWILRTGAPWRDLPPEYGDWKNTHRRFCRWRDNGTWEGLLERVMDEPDFEWLMIDASHCKVHPHAAGARGGNQGIGPHKRGRNTKIHLAVDAHGMPVRILVTEGTRADCSQAAELIKDIPAEHLMADKGYDSDAIVEQAHEQGMQAHIPPRKNRKEPRDYDTYLYRHRHLVENAFLYLKQWRGVATRYAKNLSSFLAAVQIRCLVMWLRIL
- a CDS encoding RHS repeat protein → MCLTQVADPLGHGTTIQCNAAGQPTTVQDALGHTMSFAYQGYDLQSLTDPLNRTTNYVVDTLGRRIATRDALGNVTLAQYDTNNRAVSATDALNQTTTQNYDGNGNLLSVTLPNTGVIHYAYDNRNRLVTRTDAMNQSESWTYDGMGDVLTHTDRKGQATDISYDALNRKSLVSYADGSGIQASYDAGNRITSLTDSTSGTLSWDYDGLDRVTSTSAPQGSVSYTYDAAGRRTSMTAAAQAIANYGYDNANRLTGITQGSETVQLAYDADNRRATLTLPNGITVNYGYDTASELTGLSYAQGNGTALGNLTYAYDADGRIISKGGSFATDVLPTATTQPATFDLNCGFRRS